ATCATTACAATACTAATTACCTATTTTACAAGTTCTTCTACACTGCTATTTGTTATTTATACcaacatcatcatcttcaacaGCACTCTCTTCTGGCCTCCCAAAATACGGTTTATAGATTGTAACTAGACCGTCTGAATCGATACAACCAATTACATCGCTGAAGTCCCTGTGCCAAGCTACCGTATTTCTCTTTACATTGGTACCTAGGGACCTCCTACCTCCTCCAGTGTGTAAGAATGTCAAACATTGTTGTTGGATGTCCTCTAATGTTGGCAATTCTTCCTCAGAATCCTCCTCTGATATTTGTTGTAGCATATATTCTATATCCCAGTGGTAAATATTACCGGATTTACCTATAGTAACGAAGGTGGTTGGGGAATTTAGCGCAAACTTGATATCGACGACAGGATCGTTGTCTTGATGATAAAGTCTAAGTAGTTCAGTAGCTGGCTCACCTTTGGAGCCCGCCACTACGGACCTAAAATCCCATAATTTGATGGAGCCGCTATCAGTACCTGTTAGGAACAACATATCTAGTATAGGTGAAGTTTCAAAACACGTTAGGCTGCCATCTTCCTTATCTTCGTTCAACCACCAGATGGCCTTCCCTGCTGTTCGGACGTCCCAGAATCCCAATTTGTTGTCACTACAGCACATTCCAAATAAGTACTTGTTGTGAAACTTCACATTTGTAACGCAAATATTCTGAAGAGTAGTGGAATGCTTAACCTTGCTAATGTTTTCCGAATTATCAACTACTTGTAGCGTACAGTGCACATCATTCCCACTTGACACACTTTGGACCCTAACAATAACAGAACCGTCTTGAGACACTGCAAATTCGTTCGCAATATACTTACTGTTCTCGGTCTTCGCACTTTGACCATTAGTGCTACTACCAGAGTTTGCTGGTCCCTTTCCGTCTAGCACATATAGGGGATTTTCAGATCCCTCTTTGAACCAACCTAAGGAGCCGTCTGTACACATAGCTACCGCTCTGAAATGCGGTCCATCCATGAATTGCACACTGGAAATATTCTTGCCGGGGAATATCCACACAGGCTGTAGAGAATCATGCGGAATTGGGCTTTCACCAAATTGAGGGTCCGGCAAAACTGGTTCACTAGAAGACTCAGGTTCCTCCACATGAAGACCAAGGGGCAAAATGCAGTCAATTTGAAATATCCTACTGCCCATCGCTATTAATGCAGACGCTTCCAGTACCCCCTTATCTTTCTGAGGAACTATTTTATGAGTAAACACAAAACATTTATTCAGCGTACACAAATCTTCAGCGTCCAAAGCGTACCTTGGCTTAAACGATGTAATATATTGATACAACGAGGGAATGGTCTTCTTCCACACTTTGAACTGTTCGTTCATTATCTTATTTGTAGTATGAACTTTAAACTGTTAGTAATTACGGACTAGATGCACAGCACAATATGATGATTCAATCATCATAAAAGGGATATAAAAACATACCAGACAGCATAGGATCCTCATATATGGGGTGTACAGTCTCCACCAAATCTTCTGTTATAGTTTTATGGTTTTTTGTAAGAAATATAAATATGTGAATAATAATAAGTAAAGCGCTTTTTACAAACATTGCACACCTCAGGCATCGCCCTATAGGCGAACTTGCTTTACCCAATCGCAGTATATAAAAGTAATAGCATAACGCTTTAAACTAGTTAAATTATGATTCATTATAGTGCATTCAAATCGTATTATATCGCCAGCTTATCAGTTAATATCTAGTTAAGACATTTTATATTACATAACTTTGAAAAGCTCTTCCTGGCACTAAACTTAATCTTCATAACATTAATAATGGAACAGGCACATCACTGTGCattaatattatttttGTTGATTAGAGCTTCATGAAACTGAATAGCCAATTGTTCTTTTCGCACATTGATTAATAGTTGAGTTCTTTGCTCGGAGTTGTCAATGGATTCTAGCTCAAAATTCCAGGATCTCAGTAGAATATTTGCCCAGTCTTGATGCTTAATACAGCGAAGTTTGCAGCATACAGAATAGGCTGTGCTTTCGTCTTCTACATATGCAGACGCAAATTCTTCAGCAGACGTCGGTATCTGATGATTTTGCTTGTAGCCGCAGATGGATTTCTTCTTAGCCTTACGCTTGCATTTGCTGGCTTTGGATTTCTTTTTGGTAGATGCCATTTCATCCCCACTTTCGTAGTCCTCGTGGAAAAGGTTTTTGTTAACGTCGTCAAGCCATGCAATGTAATTGTTCAATTCATCTATTCTTGCCCGAATAACAGGACGTTTATGCTCATTGAGCTCATTAATTTGTTCTTCAAGCTCCTTAAGGCGAACATCAAATCCATAAAGCTTGTCATATAGTTCGGGATCTTGCTGCCTATCTGCTGGCGGAAGCTCCTTAGCACCAAGGCTTTCAAAGTTTTCGGTTTTAAGCATCTGTTTCAGGATCCCAGTAACACTTTCGTGCATACCACCCATCTTTTTAATCATATTTGTCATATATAGTTCTCCATGTTCACTAGAGCAGTATTTACTATTTGCAGCGCATTCCTTGTAACATTCAATAAGCCTGCATTTCCGCTTCCAAATAGTTTTAGGTAAAGGATCCCCAGGTTGAGCATTATACGTGATACCATCCTGACAGTAGGGGCAATAGAATGAGAATACTAAATTTTTGTAGAGTTCAGGTAGTTTGACACAGGAGAAATGAAACCAATCCTCACATCCATCACATAGGGCCATTAATTCGCCATTATCAGGTTTCTTACAGATACAATAAACCTCCTGACCAGTCACTGGATCATACTTAGTTGGATTATATTGAGGACACCACGACGGTAGGCTCATTACAATAGCAAGATACGTTTTATATGTTTATGTGATGTCTTAATGTGAATGAATAAAAGGTCGTTTTCATAGAATCGATGTGAAAAGTCAAGCCTTATAACAAACAATCAAGTAGTCATTGAACACAAATATAGGATTAAAGAGCTCTTTCTTTAACGTTAGCATTGAAAAATGGAACTTACCGAACTTGACCCAATACCTACCAATGAGGTAAATCTAGATGATTCCTTTCATAGCaatgatgaagataaaaGTTGGTTACCAAACTGGTTCAATATCAATCATATCCGGAAGGGATTGCTTTGGGTACAACGGAATTCCATATGGCCTTTACTATTTGGCTATGCTCCGTTGCACCTAATGAACACTCTAGTTGTTCCATTAATTGAGCCGACTTACGCTCCCAATGACGTGCTTACTATGGTAAGGGAATTGTTGCCATCCTATTCACATGAAGTACTTACTTATACTATTGGCGCACACGTTATTTCTGGAGTTACTCTATCTGCTATAAACCTGATTAGAAGTCGTCACAAGAAAGGACGGAAGTTTATTAAACGAATTGAGAAGGAGGATATTTCTCATCGCAAGTTTGGATTAATTGGTGGACTATCGGGTTATTTTGTGGGATTATATAAAAAATCTCCTATAAGTCCTCAAACGGCCTCTGGttatttgctactaccaTTTCTACTATACCATGTTCGCCTAATGAAACATGTTCCAGAAGCTGTTGGTGTTGATATTGACTTTGACTTTGTAAAATGGTTTTTATTTAATAACACTGAGAGTGCTTGGACAAGATGGTTTCTAGGCATTTTACCGTTGACCGGTTTAATTGCATCAGGAACTTATCATATGATTGGTGGGCTGGTTCAGTTCTGTAGGTTGCGTTCTTTGAATACAAGAAGAATAATATTTAACTTGATCATCGGATTGAATGTAGCTGGAATAATCAGTTTATGGAGATTGAGTTCTGTAAAACCTATGAGTTCGCACtataataaaataatacAGTCTCTATTCACAAGATGATTGAGAATTACGGCTACCTGTTATCGACGTAGGTTTCTCGCCTGGTTTCATGTATTTTGTATAAAGTATCGCACTActtatttattatatttaATAGATTATTTATTAATGATAAATTATTAATGTATTTTACCCAGTTGTATTAATTATTGATAAATAGTGTCTAGTGAAACCTCAAACATTCCATTACTTGGTTACATTAATCAACAGTAAGAAAACTCATTAATAGATAATACAATACTAATATTACTCGGCTAACAAAGTTCACTTATTAGAACGCACCTCGCTCATCTTATTTAGAAGTTTGTCGTAAGTCTCATCGACTTTCGATTCGAATTCCTCATCATTATCAGCACTATCTGAGGACGTAGCAACAGCACTGGATGGGCTAACATTGCCGACACCCCTAAACTGGTTGGACGATGCGATCGAATACCCCGCAGATGGAGGGCCTGTAGATGATAACGTTGGGCTATAAGGGACGCCGTATATATTGTCAAGTTTAACTCGATTGTGGTTAACGTTATCAATTAAGTCCTCTATAGAATTGATACCTTTGGCCTTAATGATAGCTTCCTTCAATTCCGCTCCAGACGGTATTTTAGAGAAAACCAATGTGGACTCATAAGGGTGTGAGCTAGGCGATTGTTTAACAACTGCAGGGGATGATCCAGCAGAAGAACCCGTTGGTTCTTCAATAGCGCTCCATCTTTTTTCAACAAATAAACCCCATTTATGAAACtcaccttcttcttcttcctgTTTCTTACGAATGATAGAAGTTTGAGATGAGGTTCGGAATGGAACTGGCTTACCCGTCATCAAATCAATTGTTCTGCCAGAATCAGTGGCCATTAAGTGGGGTTTTGTAATTGGCGAATTACTATTATCGAGATCATTATAATTTTGCTCCGCCATAGGTAATAACAAAGAGGAAGATTTAATGTGCTTTAGCTGATTACAAGAGTCCTCACTCTGGTTGCCTATTAGACTGACCACACGTGGATTTTTAGAGAGGATATCTAATATTTTCGTTAGCGTATCATCAACGAGTAATAAGCGTAAGAGGTTTTCCTTCCCTTGCAATGTTAGCTTATTTTCGTTACGTTTCTCAAACATACCAGATATGGTCCGCTGGACGTTATCGTGGACTTTGTTTACTTTCTCCCAGTATTTCTTTAACAAATATCTCCGTGATGAATCGCTATCTAAGCTAGCTGAAGAATCATCCAATTTAGACAAAACTCCTCCGACAGTCTCTGTGATCAACTCCCCATCGAATAATAGGTCATCTTGGGAAGTTAATTCGTCCAATTCGAAATCTTCATCTATCGATTTCTGGGCATTTCTAATCAAGCAAACAGCTATTCTAGAGCTGATCTCCTGTGACATGAATTCATATTCCACTTCTAAAGTAGTAATCTTGCTTGAGTTTGTAACAAAATCATACAAAGCTGCGCATGAGCTCATGACATAGGATTCTCTTGGCTGTTGTAATAGGGATACATGCAACAATTCCTTACATTTTGGGAGAATTTGGCATAGCACAGAAATATTGCTCGACGACAATTCGTTACGATCTAAGTGTAATCTTTTTAAATTTGGAAACCTGGGTAAATATTTGTTCAAATATGGGAAAACCTCTGGGAATATTGTTGGCATATTGCTTAAATCCAAAAAATACAAATTTGGTAATGTCGATAAGTTTCTTAGTATCAAACTAACATCAGTGACAGAATTTATAGAAGTGCTATTCAAGGTGAAGTAATTGAGATAGCTGAAGTCCAAAGCCGTTAACCGGTCAACCATAACCTGGACTGATCCTTGCAAATTGTTGTATGATAAGTCAACCCCCTGTACATGGTTTATTGAGGCCCAGTTTAATACTTCCCTTAGCACGTCCTTTGATAAGTCCGATTGTGCAATTCCAAGTCTTTTCATTACTGTGTGGTTTGCTGTAAATGCATCCAATACGTCTCTGATCAAATTAACGTCAGTGAAATGGATACCATTTAGTTGAAGTTCTTCCAATGGAGTTACACTGTGACCCCGCAATGCATATGCAAACAATCGCCAATCCATCGAGGATCTTCTTAAGGATGGGTCACAATCCTGCTTTATTTTGGTTTGGGAGATGTCCAATTTCACAAGAGAACTGTTCTCCAGCAGAAACTTACACAGCAATATCCATCCTTCTTGTGCAATCGTAACATTTCTCAAAGAGAGTCTCTCCATTGCGTTCGAATTCGCCACAGAAGATATTACAATTTTAAACATATCAGCAGTCAGATTAACATTATCGAAGACCACATTGTGAATCGGAACCACAGCAACAAAGTCACAGAATGAAAGTAAATCAATTAGTGTTGGTCTGGGATTCAGGAATTTTAACGTTCGTAAAGGAGCCGACTTGTTCTTTAACTGCTTTAATGTTGACGGTATCGGTAGAATTTCTCGTAAATGGCAGCAAACGGTATAAATAAGTTCTAAGCTCATTCCAGAAGTACTTTCAGATGTCCCACTACTGTTCGAGTATTCACCAAAATATCGCTCATTAACATGAATATCATTATCTATTTCTAGCCTTCTCATCCTTTCATCTATTTCGGTACCGGATGTCTCAGGATACACTTCCGTATCACAATGAGTTCCTCCAGAAATGTGGGGATGtttaattttaaaattAGCTACTTCTTTGGCTATCCTTAGCGCGGCATAATGAGCTTCCTGCTCATGTTTTCGTGACTCTTTAAGAGCTTTCTTATAATTTTCTAGGGCAACTTTGTATTCCCTGGAATCTTGTGTAACGCGAGAAATATTTGATCCACCCTCTCCTTGTGTAGTCGTTATACCTTGCGATATTAGCGGTACATCACTAACCATATCCTCAGGTACCAATACATTCCCCCGTACAGGTTTCCGCGATGGGATCTGTTGAGGTGGATCTGCTCCAAGCCTGTCAACTGCAAACATAACCCTTTTAAGCTTCGCTCGGGAAATTTGCTGAACAGGGATTACTCCAGCCGTTGCCCTTCTAAAACCATGCTTGTACTCAACTGCCATTACACCATCCCGATCGTTAACCTGTTCCTCCGGGTACATTTCTACTGCAGCTTCGTCGTCAGTATTACAATGCGCTGAAGCTTCCTGTATACGTCCACGCTGGCTACCTGACTTTGTCTCTCCCGAAGATGATGACCTCCTCCCAAATAAATTCCCGATGAGCGACTTCCATGGTTTCTCTCCCACAGAGTTACTTCGTCGAAGTAAGGAACTGCTACCCCCCCCCTGTCTATTAACCACTGATGTCTGCGTCTGCAAGGCTGATTTCAGTTTAACTTCATTTCCCATAGCCCCTTCTCTAGTCATAGCAGGAGCTTCCCTACTTAAATCTGCGGTTGACACGGACACCGCACGAACTCTTACACGATCACCTCCAGGAACTTCTGAATCAGATTGGGCAtttgttgaagaagcaCGATTGACTCCACGTAATCTGCTGCGTTTTTTGCCTTTATATAACCAATCAATGTCTACATCAACATCTAATGAAGAACCGGGCATATCGTGGTAGATCGTTTGATGTAGCTATCTAGCTGAAAATGCCAAAATTTTAAAGTTTTCTCCTATTAATACATAGGTGATTTCAATAATAGCACACAACCTCCTAGATACAGGCAGATGGATGGCCGTTAGGTTGTCTGTTATCAACTTATCCTTATATTGTTATTGGTTATTACATGAGAAGGGGTTGGATTCTGTAAAGCCTTACCAGGTATTACCCTGTTTCACGTGACCTCACAACGCAGAACAGCCTAGACTGAACAAGGGCCCAAAACTAGAGCAataatttaatattatGTAAAATAGGGTCTGCCATTGTTCGCTACAGATGTCAACATGAATCCAGGGGCTTAGGGAATGATAGAACGATGACGATCCGCCTTCTAATGTATCTTCAATATATAACTAGTAGGATGTGTATTGAGTAAACTCATAATATTTGGTTTTAATCTTCAGCGATGAGTTTGGTCACTATACCGGTGAAATACTTGGCGAAACACTTTCTCAAAGGGTATAGGATCGAAATGGAGGATCCTTACTTTGAGAAGGCGGAATATGTCAAGAAATCATTTCTCACTGGTTCTACAAAGTTGGTTAGCCGCAGAGTAAGAAAGCCTATAGCGGAATTTTTACCAGTTAAAGATAAAACTATCCTTAGTAGGGTCAAAAAGCAGGCATATTGGTCTGATATGGTGTTTAATGTTTGCGGCGTACGGTTTGGATGGAATGGAGTTATTGGGATGATTCCCGTTATTGGTGGCTTTATTAcaattttcttttctttgAGCTTGTTACAGCAGGCATGTGGCATAAGCGGTGGCTTACCTTTAAGTTTAAAAATTCAGTTCATTCTGAACATCGTCTTTGACTTCTTGATGGGAATGGTGCCAATTGTGGGTGATTTTGTATCCATCGCTTACAAGGCTAATTCCCGGAATATTTTGTTACTGGAGAAATACCTTGTGGAAAAGTACGAGACAAGGAAGACCAATTAATCCTCCATCCATTACCGGCCTGCTTACTAGAACGGTTGCTTGGGTAAAATTTCTATAATGTAACTAGAAAACATAACAGACATTTGAATAATTAGAAACTAAGACGAAGTGTTATTTAAGACAGGATGAATTTTAGGTACTATTCCGCATTTGGAACTGGCATATTACATGTAAGATTCTACAACCCTAAAAAAGCTCCCAAGTGGTAATTTAGAACACTATGGGTATATTCGGGGTTACCTTAATTAAAATGTAGTTAGATGCAGTATATTAGTAGTATATGCATATTGCTCTACTTCCCCTTAAATATCAGTTCTGGCTAATCACAAGTACAAACCTTCCAAATTTTCCTCAACCTTATTCTTCATAACACGCTCCTTCGCCTGGTTGAAATCCTCTACGGTAACTTGCattcttctttctcttaACGCTAATAGACCAGCTTCCGTACACATTGCTTTAATATCGGCACCTGATAGATCATCCTTGGATGTAACTAAGTTTTCTAGATCGACGTCCGAACTCAGATTCATCTTTGATGTGTGAATACCCAAGATCTTTCTCTTCGTTGCAATATCTGGGTTCTCAAACAGAATCTTTCTGTCAATTCTACCCGGTCTAATTAGGGCCGGATCAAGACTTTCGATTTTATTCGTAGCCATAATAACTTTCACATCTCCTCTATCATCAAAACCGTCTAACTGGTTTAATAGTTCTAGCATAGTTCTTTGGATTTCTCTTTCACCACCACTGTTGGAATCATATCTTTTGGTGCCAATGGCATCAATTTCGTCAATAAACACAATACTTGGCGCATTTTCAGCCGcaactttaaaaatttGCCTGCATAACCTTGGACCGTCACCTAGGTATTTCTGGATTAGCTCTGAGCCAACAATCCTTAAAAATGTAGCTGATGTTTGATTGGCAACCGCCTTGGCCAATAGGGTTTTACCAGTACCTGGAGCACCATATAAGATCACACCCTTGGGTGGTTTTATACCCATTTCTTCGTATAGTTCAGGATGTGTTAATGGTAATTCAACCGCCTCTTTGATTTCTTGGATCTGAGCTTCTAAGCCACCAATATCATTGTATGATTCCGTAGGCGATTTATCAATCTTCATTACAGAAACCATAGGATCGGTGTCATCTTGCAGCACACCAACTATCGACATAGTCTTGTGATGTAGAAGCACCGCACAACCGGGTTCCAGCAATTCCTTGTCAACAAACGACAGAATGCTAACGTAGAAATCAGGAGTTGTTGGACTGGTAACGATAGCGTGgtcatcatcaataatTTCTTCTAGGGTCCCAATTGATAGCGGAGTACCACGAATTTCTTCGAGTTGTTTTCTTTCCTCCTCTTGCTTCATCTCAAATGGTTTTAAGATCTCCGAATTGGTGACAAATTCCTCTTCAAGTAACAAATGATCCTTAATCCTTTCCATTCTTAGCAATTTTAACTTACATCTAGTACTAGGATAGATATTGGGCAGCTTCTCTGCTGTTGCTGGGCCtcttctcttcttcctccCGATCTTAGATTGAACTGGCGGCTCATATTTTGGGTTTTGTTTCTTATCTTTCTTGTTTCTTTGACCCTTTCCATAACTCGAAGCACCTTGACCCATACTTGCTAATAAACTTAAGCCTGATTACTCTTTCTTGATGGCCAATGCCCTGTTCTTTTGCAAGTAGTCTTAACAGTTGTTAGTATTTTTGCCACCGGGAAAAGTACCGCTTTTAGAGGTCATGGATTTTAAGGAAAATAAATAAGAAATTCAATTCGAGGCTAAGGGCCATAAAGTATAGACAACGTAACAAGAATCAAATAAAGCTAAAATAATCCAAGAGGCATAAAGCTACATAATGTCATCATTTTCATGCTCAGTACCAAGCTCTATTGTCTCAAACAGTACCGTAGCATCAGATAGGTCTGAGAGGAAAAGACGTGATAATATTAACGACAGGATTCAAGAGCTTCTAAACGTAATACCTGAAGAGTTTTTCCAAGAGTACTATCAGAAGCGCAAGGAACAGGATTCAGA
The Eremothecium sinecaudum strain ATCC 58844 chromosome II, complete sequence DNA segment above includes these coding regions:
- a CDS encoding HBR153Cp (Syntenic homolog of Ashbya gossypii ACR116W; Syntenic homolog of Saccharomyces cerevisiae YPL139C (UME1), YOR229W (WTM2) and YOR230W (WTM1); Tandem gene duplication in Saccharomyces cerevisiae), translated to MNEQFKVWKKTIPSLYQYITSFKPRYALDAEDLCTLNKCFVFTHKIVPQKDKGVLEASALIAMGSRIFQIDCILPLGLHVEEPESSSEPVLPDPQFGESPIPHDSLQPVWIFPGKNISSVQFMDGPHFRAVAMCTDGSLGWFKEGSENPLYVLDGKGPANSGSSTNGQSAKTENSKYIANEFAVSQDGSVIVRVQSVSSGNDVHCTLQVVDNSENISKVKHSTTLQNICVTNVKFHNKYLFGMCCSDNKLGFWDVRTAGKAIWWLNEDKEDGSLTCFETSPILDMLFLTGTDSGSIKLWDFRSVVAGSKGEPATELLRLYHQDNDPVVDIKFALNSPTTFVTIGKSGNIYHWDIEYMLQQISEEDSEEELPTLEDIQQQCLTFLHTGGGRRSLGTNVKRNTVAWHRDFSDVIGCIDSDGLVTIYKPYFGRPEESAVEDDDVGINNK
- the SPP1 gene encoding Spp1p (Syntenic homolog of Ashbya gossypii ACR115W; Syntenic homolog of Saccharomyces cerevisiae YPL138C (SPP1)), encoding MSLPSWCPQYNPTKYDPVTGQEVYCICKKPDNGELMALCDGCEDWFHFSCVKLPELYKNLVFSFYCPYCQDGITYNAQPGDPLPKTIWKRKCRLIECYKECAANSKYCSSEHGELYMTNMIKKMGGMHESVTGILKQMLKTENFESLGAKELPPADRQQDPELYDKLYGFDVRLKELEEQINELNEHKRPVIRARIDELNNYIAWLDDVNKNLFHEDYESGDEMASTKKKSKASKCKRKAKKKSICGYKQNHQIPTSAEEFASAYVEDESTAYSVCCKLRCIKHQDWANILLRSWNFELESIDNSEQRTQLLINVRKEQLAIQFHEALINKNNINAQ
- the MCP1 gene encoding Mcp1p (Syntenic homolog of Ashbya gossypii ACR114C; Syntenic homolog of Saccharomyces cerevisiae YOR228C), encoding MELTELDPIPTNEVNLDDSFHSNDEDKSWLPNWFNINHIRKGLLWVQRNSIWPLLFGYAPLHLMNTLVVPLIEPTYAPNDVLTMVRELLPSYSHEVLTYTIGAHVISGVTLSAINLIRSRHKKGRKFIKRIEKEDISHRKFGLIGGLSGYFVGLYKKSPISPQTASGYLLLPFLLYHVRLMKHVPEAVGVDIDFDFVKWFLFNNTESAWTRWFLGILPLTGLIASGTYHMIGGLVQFCRLRSLNTRRIIFNLIIGLNVAGIISLWRLSSVKPMSSHYNKIIQSLFTR
- a CDS encoding HBR156Cp (Syntenic homolog of Ashbya gossypii ACR113W; Syntenic homolog of Saccharomyces cerevisiae YOR227W (HER1) and YPL137C (GIP3)), translating into MPGSSLDVDVDIDWLYKGKKRSRLRGVNRASSTNAQSDSEVPGGDRVRVRAVSVSTADLSREAPAMTREGAMGNEVKLKSALQTQTSVVNRQGGGSSSLLRRSNSVGEKPWKSLIGNLFGRRSSSSGETKSGSQRGRIQEASAHCNTDDEAAVEMYPEEQVNDRDGVMAVEYKHGFRRATAGVIPVQQISRAKLKRVMFAVDRLGADPPQQIPSRKPVRGNVLVPEDMVSDVPLISQGITTTQGEGGSNISRVTQDSREYKVALENYKKALKESRKHEQEAHYAALRIAKEVANFKIKHPHISGGTHCDTEVYPETSGTEIDERMRRLEIDNDIHVNERYFGEYSNSSGTSESTSGMSLELIYTVCCHLREILPIPSTLKQLKNKSAPLRTLKFLNPRPTLIDLLSFCDFVAVVPIHNVVFDNVNLTADMFKIVISSVANSNAMERLSLRNVTIAQEGWILLCKFLLENSSLVKLDISQTKIKQDCDPSLRRSSMDWRLFAYALRGHSVTPLEELQLNGIHFTDVNLIRDVLDAFTANHTVMKRLGIAQSDLSKDVLREVLNWASINHVQGVDLSYNNLQGSVQVMVDRLTALDFSYLNYFTLNSTSINSVTDVSLILRNLSTLPNLYFLDLSNMPTIFPEVFPYLNKYLPRFPNLKRLHLDRNELSSSNISVLCQILPKCKELLHVSLLQQPRESYVMSSCAALYDFVTNSSKITTLEVEYEFMSQEISSRIAVCLIRNAQKSIDEDFELDELTSQDDLLFDGELITETVGGVLSKLDDSSASLDSDSSRRYLLKKYWEKVNKVHDNVQRTISGMFEKRNENKLTLQGKENLLRLLLVDDTLTKILDILSKNPRVVSLIGNQSEDSCNQLKHIKSSSLLLPMAEQNYNDLDNSNSPITKPHLMATDSGRTIDLMTGKPVPFRTSSQTSIIRKKQEEEEGEFHKWGLFVEKRWSAIEEPTGSSAGSSPAVVKQSPSSHPYESTLVFSKIPSGAELKEAIIKAKGINSIEDLIDNVNHNRVKLDNIYGVPYSPTLSSTGPPSAGYSIASSNQFRGVGNVSPSSAVATSSDSADNDEEFESKVDETYDKLLNKMSEVRSNK
- a CDS encoding DUF4112 domain-containing protein (Syntenic homolog of Ashbya gossypii AEL101C; Non-syntenic homolog of Saccharomyces cerevisiae YLR326W) encodes the protein MSLVTIPVKYLAKHFLKGYRIEMEDPYFEKAEYVKKSFLTGSTKLVSRRVRKPIAEFLPVKDKTILSRVKKQAYWSDMVFNVCGVRFGWNGVIGMIPVIGGFITIFFSLSLLQQACGISGGLPLSLKIQFILNIVFDFLMGMVPIVGDFVSIAYKANSRNILLLEKYLVEKYETRKTN
- the RPT2 gene encoding proteasome regulatory particle base subunit RPT2 (Syntenic homolog of Ashbya gossypii AEL011W; Syntenic homolog of Saccharomyces cerevisiae YDL007W (RPT2)), translating into MGQGASSYGKGQRNKKDKKQNPKYEPPVQSKIGRKKRRGPATAEKLPNIYPSTRCKLKLLRMERIKDHLLLEEEFVTNSEILKPFEMKQEEERKQLEEIRGTPLSIGTLEEIIDDDHAIVTSPTTPDFYVSILSFVDKELLEPGCAVLLHHKTMSIVGVLQDDTDPMVSVMKIDKSPTESYNDIGGLEAQIQEIKEAVELPLTHPELYEEMGIKPPKGVILYGAPGTGKTLLAKAVANQTSATFLRIVGSELIQKYLGDGPRLCRQIFKVAAENAPSIVFIDEIDAIGTKRYDSNSGGEREIQRTMLELLNQLDGFDDRGDVKVIMATNKIESLDPALIRPGRIDRKILFENPDIATKRKILGIHTSKMNLSSDVDLENLVTSKDDLSGADIKAMCTEAGLLALRERRMQVTVEDFNQAKERVMKNKVEENLEGLYL